DNA sequence from the Bacteroidota bacterium genome:
TATATATGCCAAGCAGCAAAGCAGCAGGTTAACGTATATTGCCGATTACTTTTTTACTACCCTACTACCATTCGAAAAAATTATTTTTTATACCCATATCGATTCCTTTCAAGCAGCTCAGGGTATTAAACTTAATTACTCAAACCAAAACATCAGTGATGTTTTGCAAATAATACCCCATACCATTTTATTTGAAGATGCCATTGCCCCTCAATCTTTTAAGGTAGAAAAGTGGAATGGAATGAAAGCATTTTTTAAAACAGGCAATGACTCATTGCCATTCGATTTGTTAGCTGCATCCTTTTACTTAATTACTCGCTACGAAGAATACTTGCCTTTCGAAGCTGATGCGCATCAACGATTTCCGGCCAACCAATCGTTGGCTTACCGCGAGAACTTCTTACATCTTCCATTAATACAATATTATGCAAACATATTGTACAGCAACCTTGCAGCAAAACACAACCTACCTCCTACTCCTGATAAAACAGTAATTAATTCTCCCGGAATAGATGTAGATAATGCGTATGCCTATCTGCATAAAGGCGCTACGCGAACATTGGGCGGTATAGGAAAAGATATGTTGAAGTTTGATTTTGCAAATCTGGCACATCGTATAAGGTCCTTGTTAACAAACAAGGATCCATATGACACCTATGAGTTTATACTGCGCAGTTGCAAAGAACAAAGCGTAACGCCTACTTTTTTTCTAATGACCGCTAATCAGGGAACCTATGATCGCAACCTGCCACATACCAATGCAACGTATATAAAACTAATACAGCAACTGAGTTTGCAAGCAACAACCGGTTTGCATCCGGGATACACGAGTGACGAATTACAAATACTGAAAACCGAAACTGCCCGATTAGAAGAAATAACAGGTGCAAGCATTGTAAATTCGCGACAGCATTTTGAAAATAAAATTTCCATCAACCTATAACAACCTCATAAGTTGTGGTATACAAAACGATTACAGCATGGGCTATGCAGATGCCTGTGGTTTTAGGGCATCAACTGCCGTTCCATTTTATTTTTTCGATTTAGAAAAAAATACGGAGACCGAACTCCTTGTTCACCCCATTGCCTATATGGATGCAACATTTGTATTCTATCAAAAAAAACCTCCTGCTCAGGCATGGCACGAAATAAATAATCTGCACATGGAAGTAAAGAAATTTGGAGGATTGTTTCACTACATCTGGCACAACGAAACAGTAAATGATCAGGGAATGTGGAAAGGCTGGCAACAAATTTTTCTTAAAACCCTGCAACTGAAATGAACATTACGTATGTAACACATAGTGAAATTGATATGGTTAAATGGGACCTTGCTATTGGCCGCGCGGTTAATGGTAATATGTATGGGCTATCATGCTATCTGAATACGGTATGCCCCGGGTGGGATGCGTTGGTAGCAGACGATTACAAGATAATTATGCCTTTACCGCATCGCAAAAAGCTGGGGTTCCATTATCTATTTCCTCCCTTCTTTATTCAGCAATTGGGAATATATGGAGACGAAAAATTATCGGTACAAACCATAAACTCGTTTCTGCATGCAATACCGGCCAAGTTTAAATTAATTGAATTGTATTTAAATCATGCCAATGCAACTGATGATTCATCGTTTCAGATAAAATCTAACAATAACTATATACTAAGGCTAAACGAAAGTTACGATGCGCTTGCAAAGACGTTTGGCACCAACCACAAGCGTAACCTAAAAGATGCAAATGCAGAATTACAAATAGCCTTATTGCAAGATGCTGATGCCCTTATTCAATTATTCAGAGAAAATAAAGGGAAAGAGGTAAAACAATTTACAACAAAAGAATACCAATTACTTAAACAATTGATAACAACTTGCCAGGGGCAAGTTGTTATAAAAATACATGGTGTTACCTTACATAACTTGTTGGTGGCAGGTTGCATTACGTTGGAATTCAACAACCGGATTGTTTTTTTATTTTCGGCAGTAGCACCGGCAGGGCGCACTAGTAAGGCCATGTTTAAACTTGTAAATCATCTGATACAAATCAATTGTAACAGCCAAAAGATTTTAGATTTTGAAGGAAGTAATAATACCTCACTGGCCTCATTTTACAAAGGCTTTGGGAGTGAGTTGCAACCCTATTTGTTTGTTAGAAAAAATTTATTGCCCCGAGCAATTAAATGGTTGAAAGAATAAAGGTTGTTTGTGACCGCGCATGTTATTGATTACAACTAAGATGTCCTGCACTTTTTAATCCTTCATGTTAATTTTCACAATTAACCCTATCACTTCATTTCGTTCTGTTTTACATCATTTGCTTTTATGGTGTTAGTTGATAATATGAAAAGAAGAATTGTCGAAAACGAAATGATTTTTGTTTGGCTGACCCTGTAAACACGTATATACTTAGTAGTAAAAACGTGTATGCAATTTTACATCAAGTGCCTTGTTTTGTAAATGCCTTATATCTTATTATGTTGATGATGCAATGCTAAATATACGGATTTATTTTACTGTTATTGATTGAAACCAAGAAACTATCGAGGTGCGAAATGTTAATTGCCACATGCGATTTGTTGGTGAGTATCCTTTGCTATTAACTTTCTTAAACCGCCAAATGCCTATTGCTTTTGCAAAATAGATTGTTAGGTAGAAAACCCTCTATTGGCGTACTACACAGCCAACAATGAACAGCAACAACTAAATTTATTTTGAAACCCACCTTAAGAATTTTAGATTTGCACAAATAAACACTAAAGCATTTTTTATCATGCTTCACCATCTAAGCGATTCCAATAGTATACTTAATCATTTTGTAGCAGAACTCAGGGATGTAACCATACAAAAAGACCGCATGCGATTTAGACGAAATCTGGAACGCATTGGCGAAGTAGCGGCAATGGAAATAAGCAAGACGTTACTTTATAAACCAGAAGAAGTTACCACGCCATTAGGTATAGCCAACACACATCTGTTAAAAGAAATTCCTTTACTGGCAACCATCCTACGCGCGGGATTGCCTTTGCATCAGGGATTGCTTAATTATTTTGATGGGGCAGATTGCGCTTACATCTCGGCATACCGCAGGCATCATAAAGATGGCAGTTTTGATATACACCTGGAGTACATATCCTCGCCACCAATACAAGATAGGATACTTATACTTAGCGATCCTATGTTGGCAACAGGGCAGTCGCTTGTGCTTACCTATAAGGCATTGCTTGAATTAGGGATTCCAAAGCATACCCATATTGTTACTGCTATAGCCAGCAAAGAGGGGCTTGCACATGTGCAAGCTAATATGCCTGAAAATATTACCATTTGGGCAGCGGCAATTGATGAGGAGCTAACCTCAAAGTCATACATAGTGCCGGGCCTTGGCGATGCAGGCGATCTTGCGTTTGGCCAAAAAGTTTAACCCTACATGCAAAAACTGATAAAGATACTGGCAGTAATCTTGCTGAGCAGTGTAAAATTTGTGGCAGGACCACCATTTGCTTATTACAATGACAGTTACGAATTCCATTTTTTTGAATCGATTTTTTACTGTGTGTTGGGAGGCATGCTTGGTGTATTTGTTTTTGTAAACTTTAGCAAGCCAATTTTCAAACTGTGGGAACGCATCAGGCAACTGTTTAAAAATAAAAACACCACCCCATTCTTTGATGAGCCAACAATTGATCTGGAAGGGCAAGTAAAAATACAATACAAGGATGGGGGTTATATGGTAAAACATAAGCGGATATTTACCCCTCGAAACCGCAGGATTGTGAAGCTATGGACCAAATACGGCCTGGCCGGCATAGCCCTTTTAACACCGGTATTAATCAGCATTCCCATTGGTAGTATACTTGCAGCACGCTATGTGCATAATAAGAAAAAAATTTACCTGTATATGTTTTGTGCTATTTTGTTTTGGTCGCTTGCAATGACCGGTGTATTTGAACTGCTGCAAATTTCTCATCCGCAGGAAATAAAAAAAGTATTTGAATAATGGAAACAACATTACCTATGACTCATATATTTTTTGATCTTGATCACACCCTCTGGGATTTTGACACCAACTCGAGAATTACCATGCTCGAGATGTTTGATATTTTTCAATTAGAAAAGTGGTACCATCATTTGACGATTTTTTTTCTTTGTATAAAAAAATAAATTATCGCATGTGGGATGAGTATGAAAAGGGAATAATTAGCAAAGAGCAAATTCGCTTCGAAAGATTTAAACAAACATTCGATTACTTTAGCAAGTTGCATGCTTTGGATATAGAAGCAATAGCTTCCTATTACACAGCCCACTGCCCGCAAAAAGGAGCCTTAATGGATGGTGCTGTTGAAATACTTGAATACCTTAATGGCAAAGGATATCAGCTGCATTTAATTACCAATGGTTTCAAAGAAGTACAATTTATAAAAATAAACGGTTGCAATATTGGAGGATACTTTAAGGAGATAATCATTAGTGAAATGGTTGGCGTGATGAAACCGGATAAACGCATTTTTGATTATGCATTAAGTGCTGCCAAAGGTGCTTCGCGCGAAAGTATTATGATTGGCGACAGCCTATATGCGGATATTGGTGGCGCTATGAATGCGGGTTTGAAGGCTATTTATTTTAATCCGGAAAAAAATGAACATACCGCTACACCTACCTACGAAATTTTTCACTTACTGCAACTAAAGCAATATTTTTAAAATTACATAATTTATTCATGCGCTGGCACAGCATCAATGTATTCAAAGGCATTATCATTTACTTTAAGACAATAATGCTCCATACCGTTGGTGATGATGATGTACTTTACTTTTAAAGTTAAATGATAATTGAGTGCCTGATAAATGGTTTCTTCATTAAGTGTTGTTTCATACGACTTACACTCAACCAACAACCATGGAGTACCGGTGCTGCTATAAACCAGTATATCGCTGCGCTTGGCTAACGAATTTACAAGTAATCCTTTTTCTACACTGATCAATCCTTTGGGATACCCACATTGATTGATGAGGAAAGAAATAAAATGTTGGCGCACCCACTCTTCGTTAGTCAACAGGATGTCCTTCTTACGAATATCATCAAAAATAAAAACATCATCGCCCGCCCTGCTAAGCTGAGGTTGTATAGGAGGAAGGTTTAACTCGACAAGGTCAATGGTCATGTTCTGATTTTATTTTTTAATTACCTGACCGGTATGAAAGTTTTTTACTTCGAGCACAGCGGGATTGCCGGTATAGTAGACGTTTCCTTTCCATCTGGTTTCGGCAACAAGTTTTTGATCTACCCAAACAGAGCAATCGTTTTGGCTTCGCAGGTCTACTTGCGAATTGATGGTTTGGAGGGCAGCGGCATCTACCCAACCCAGCCCGGCACTGTATATATAACTCTCCTTAACCTTTCCGCTAACTACCAAATCGGACGAGCCGGTATGCAACTTGAGAAAACTGTAGTTTGCTTCCAGTTTCAAGTCAAATTTTTCGGTGCCATTATAGCACTCAAGCAAAAAGGTATCGGCCATCAGCGTATTGGAACATATAAGGTCACCGTTAGCAGTTGAAAATACCGAATTCAATTTTGTAAAATGCAACTCTACATTAAACGCATTCTTAAAACTTCGTACCCAATTACAACGGTTGTCATTTATGATTACCAAATCTCCATTGGCATCAAGGTAGGTTTTTACTTTTTCGATAAGATTTTCGCCTGCAGTAACCAATGCATAATTTACAGTATCCTGCACCAAATAAACAGTTACAGTGCGGTCAATTATAATTTTTGAAAATGGAGGCAAACTGCGCTGCTCGATAATTTCCTTACCTGTACCAATAAAGCAATCGTGGTTGTTTTCTTTTTTACACGCACCAAACATTGCCATGGCCGCAACAAGTATGCCCATTGCATTTAAAACATTCTTACAAAATGAATTCATGGGTCTTATCGAACTTTCTTTTTGCGGTTACGTTCATAATCTTCAAATACAAACTCTCCCAAATTATTGAGCGAGCTATAATAAGCTTTGCCATTATTGATGCGCGTAAACTCACGTACAAACTGCTGAAGGTATGGGTCGCTAGCAATCATAAAGGTGGTAACCGGAATTCTGTTTTTTCTGCATTGGGCAGCAAAATTATAGGTGCGGTTTAATATCTGACGATCGAGGCCAAAGCTATTTTTATAAACTTTGTTTCCAATAAACATGGCGGTTGGTTTGCCATCGGTAATCATAAAAATTTGCTTGTTACTTGTTTTACGCCTGCGCAAAATGTTTGCTGCCAATTCCAATCCAGCAATGGTATTGGTATGATAGGGCCCTACGGTTAAATAAGGAATATCCTTTAATGCAATGGGCCATGCCTCATCTCCAAATACAATTATATCTAACGTATCTTTTGGATATTTTATACTGATCAATTCGGCCAAAGCCATAGCTACCTTCTTGGCAGGTGTAATGCGATCTTCACCATACAAAATCATGGAATGTGATATATCAATCATAAGCACGGTACTTGTTTGCGACTTGTGCTCCATTTCCT
Encoded proteins:
- a CDS encoding DUF2807 domain-containing protein; this translates as MGILVAAMAMFGACKKENNHDCFIGTGKEIIEQRSLPPFSKIIIDRTVTVYLVQDTVNYALVTAGENLIEKVKTYLDANGDLVIINDNRCNWVRSFKNAFNVELHFTKLNSVFSTANGDLICSNTLMADTFLLECYNGTEKFDLKLEANYSFLKLHTGSSDLVVSGKVKESYIYSAGLGWVDAAALQTINSQVDLRSQNDCSVWVDQKLVAETRWKGNVYYTGNPAVLEVKNFHTGQVIKK
- a CDS encoding noncanonical pyrimidine nucleotidase, YjjG family → MVPSFDDFFSLYKKINYRMWDEYEKGIISKEQIRFERFKQTFDYFSKLHALDIEAIASYYTAHCPQKGALMDGAVEILEYLNGKGYQLHLITNGFKEVQFIKINGCNIGGYFKEIIISEMVGVMKPDKRIFDYALSAAKGASRESIMIGDSLYADIGGAMNAGLKAIYFNPEKNEHTATPTYEIFHLLQLKQYF
- the upp gene encoding uracil phosphoribosyltransferase, with protein sequence MLHHLSDSNSILNHFVAELRDVTIQKDRMRFRRNLERIGEVAAMEISKTLLYKPEEVTTPLGIANTHLLKEIPLLATILRAGLPLHQGLLNYFDGADCAYISAYRRHHKDGSFDIHLEYISSPPIQDRILILSDPMLATGQSLVLTYKALLELGIPKHTHIVTAIASKEGLAHVQANMPENITIWAAAIDEELTSKSYIVPGLGDAGDLAFGQKV
- a CDS encoding type I restriction enzyme HsdR N-terminal domain-containing protein — its product is MTIDLVELNLPPIQPQLSRAGDDVFIFDDIRKKDILLTNEEWVRQHFISFLINQCGYPKGLISVEKGLLVNSLAKRSDILVYSSTGTPWLLVECKSYETTLNEETIYQALNYHLTLKVKYIIITNGMEHYCLKVNDNAFEYIDAVPAHE